Proteins encoded by one window of Fischerella sp. PCC 9605:
- a CDS encoding nSTAND1 domain-containing NTPase — protein sequence MTELQFITAQSASENQRSLQRLIRAIALSKNQFALILVRCNYGHLCDQMLETLRSLTKDIYLREIFLCPSAKALHATIVSELFLDNPAVVTDCLPSAVMVFGLETVNALEDLLIGINQARDIYADSFPFPLVLWLKDEVATLLSRLAPDFKSWAATTIKFEIAKEDLIALIKQQTESLFAKVLAAGAEQFLSNAALDLDPKSQQRREIESARYDLLRLYNVKLEPELEASLEFVLGRDRYANDEIEDALDYFQHSLKLWQLCLDGGIRGWGDGGMSSPHHPITPPPHLLRQAVVLFHMGLCYRRMAELRPALNRRYWQDALFWFRQCLEVLEAAQRKDLVAKFILSACEILQRLQAWKDLKELALKSLELHRIYGTKAQVAQDYGFLAAVAASESNWIAAHELANSALSIAEEDPEVSRQQESSYLLLLGRTQRHIGESEEAVNNLEWAKVVCEPQYEPSLYLEIVDELRSLYFVERHDYLEAFNLKQEKIQIEHQYGFRAFIGASQLQPQRYRINPALQSQKNTAFPEEIAQEIAASGRHQDIHRLIERITRADCKLTVIYGPSGVGKSSILKAGLVPALKQTIIGERNPLPIVLSVYTDWLTTLGHSINHAIAQTEIAITTDFSTSILLENLQYLAERNYTIILILDQFEEFFFVNKHPLERLEFYKFFSECLNIAYVKIILSLREDYLHYLLELERLSNQNHDTAYDLGVINRNILDKDIRYYLGKFSKKDAIGVIHSLTQSSHHELSHKLINQLVHDLAGESQEVHPIELQIVCAQLQTENITTIEEYKRCGGSKKLVKRWLEEVIKDCGRENEQISWKLLFELTDEKGTRPLKAKDDLVVALAKEGDGEIGRWGVGKRNSHHHPIKNLEMILDILVGSGLVLRVREESGDRYQLVHDYLVEPIRQKNNYGIVAELEKVRFEKTRAEVAQRLSKEQLNLVLQKRLREARIAGVVLAMMSATIAGLWWQADLQKRAAVRETLRAERSETNLKISAITAASEALFTSNKEFDALLESLRAWRSLKQAKGVQSDTRMRVVTALQQAVYGVTEVNRLEGHKDIVWGVAFSPDGQLLASGSRDRTVKLWRSNGALLQTLNAHSDAIAGLSFSPDGKTLASASLDNTVKIWHRNPITGKFYSKPYKTLQGHADWIFSVDFSPDGKFLATGSKDATVRLWRRDGKLVKTLRGHQGWVNWVNFSPDGKFIASASDDKTVKIWRRDGKLVKTLSGHQEGVTAVAFSPDGQILATGGRDKTVKLWRRLGKSGKDAYKFRLYKSLQQHSSTVWSLSFSPNGQQIASAGDDDTIHLWSVNGTLLKTFKGHSGAVVSVSFSPNRKLLASASYDKTVRLWGLDAPTLPVLQGHKDRVLSVAWSRDSKMLASGSNDHTVKLWQRERSSGRTRLYKTLAAHADKVPSVSFNPNGQMLASGSYDKTVKLWGLDGHLLKTLPGHSDSVMSVSFSPDGELLASGSKDRTVKLWNREGSLLKTLVGHSGWVNSVNFSPDGQVIASASDDQTVKLWQRNGNLLKTFSPHESWVLGVSFSPTDHLLASASWDNTIRLWRSDGTLLKTLLKGYSDSVNSVTFSPNGEILAAASWDSTVKLWSRDGKLIKTLNGHHAPVLSVSFSPNGQTLASAGDDNSIILWNLDMNDLLVRGCNWVSNYLRYNRNVDQRDRSICNGVTTQR from the coding sequence ATGACAGAGTTGCAATTCATAACAGCCCAGAGTGCCAGTGAAAATCAGCGTTCTCTGCAAAGGTTAATTCGGGCGATCGCACTCTCTAAAAATCAATTTGCCTTGATTTTAGTGCGATGCAATTATGGGCATTTATGCGACCAAATGTTAGAGACTCTCCGCTCTTTAACAAAGGATATATACTTGCGAGAAATTTTTCTTTGCCCATCAGCAAAGGCTCTACACGCCACGATAGTCTCAGAACTATTTCTAGATAATCCTGCCGTTGTCACAGATTGTTTACCATCTGCTGTAATGGTTTTTGGTCTGGAAACAGTTAACGCCCTAGAAGACTTACTTATTGGTATCAACCAAGCACGAGATATCTACGCCGATAGTTTTCCTTTTCCTCTGGTATTGTGGCTCAAAGATGAAGTGGCAACATTGCTGTCTAGATTAGCACCTGATTTTAAAAGCTGGGCTGCAACCACGATCAAATTTGAAATAGCAAAAGAAGATTTAATTGCTTTAATCAAACAGCAAACGGAATCTTTATTTGCCAAAGTTTTAGCAGCAGGTGCCGAACAGTTTTTATCCAATGCTGCCCTTGATTTAGATCCAAAATCTCAGCAACGCCGCGAAATTGAGTCAGCACGTTATGATTTGCTTCGCCTTTATAACGTCAAATTGGAACCAGAATTAGAGGCCAGTCTCGAATTTGTTTTAGGACGCGATCGCTATGCTAATGATGAAATTGAAGATGCATTAGACTATTTTCAACACAGTCTGAAGCTTTGGCAGCTTTGCTTAGATGGGGGGATAAGGGGATGGGGGGATGGGGGGATGTCTTCTCCCCACCACCCCATCACCCCACCACCCCATCTTCTTCGACAGGCTGTAGTACTCTTCCACATGGGACTGTGTTATCGTCGCATGGCTGAATTACGTCCTGCTCTTAACAGAAGATACTGGCAAGATGCGCTTTTTTGGTTTAGGCAATGTCTGGAAGTGTTGGAAGCAGCACAAAGAAAAGATTTGGTTGCTAAATTTATTTTGTCAGCTTGTGAAATACTGCAACGTCTACAAGCCTGGAAAGACTTAAAAGAATTAGCTCTCAAGTCTCTAGAACTGCATCGCATCTACGGCACAAAGGCACAAGTCGCCCAAGACTATGGCTTTTTGGCTGCTGTGGCAGCTTCTGAGTCCAACTGGATAGCAGCCCATGAATTAGCGAATTCTGCTCTTTCTATTGCCGAGGAAGATCCAGAAGTTTCGCGACAGCAAGAAAGTTCTTATCTCCTTTTGCTAGGGCGCACGCAGCGGCATATAGGTGAGTCGGAAGAAGCCGTCAATAATCTGGAATGGGCGAAAGTTGTTTGTGAACCGCAGTACGAACCATCGCTTTACTTAGAGATAGTAGATGAGTTGCGATCGCTTTATTTTGTTGAGCGTCATGACTACCTAGAAGCATTTAATCTCAAGCAAGAAAAAATTCAAATCGAGCATCAGTACGGCTTTCGTGCCTTTATTGGTGCAAGTCAACTGCAACCACAACGTTACAGAATTAATCCTGCTTTACAGTCGCAAAAAAATACAGCCTTCCCTGAAGAAATTGCTCAAGAAATCGCCGCTTCTGGAAGGCACCAAGATATTCATCGTTTGATTGAAAGAATTACTCGTGCCGACTGTAAACTGACAGTTATTTACGGCCCTAGTGGCGTTGGTAAAAGCTCAATTCTGAAAGCTGGATTAGTACCAGCATTGAAACAAACTATCATCGGAGAACGCAATCCTTTACCGATAGTCTTGTCTGTTTATACAGATTGGTTGACTACTTTAGGGCATAGTATAAATCACGCGATCGCTCAAACAGAAATAGCTATTACTACAGACTTTTCAACCAGCATCTTATTAGAAAATTTGCAATACTTAGCAGAACGTAATTACACGATTATTTTAATATTAGATCAATTTGAAGAATTCTTTTTTGTTAATAAGCATCCATTAGAAAGATTAGAATTTTACAAATTTTTTAGCGAATGTTTGAATATTGCATATGTAAAGATTATTCTCTCTTTAAGAGAAGATTATTTACATTATTTATTAGAATTAGAAAGACTAAGTAATCAGAATCATGATACTGCTTATGACTTGGGTGTAATTAACAGAAATATCCTTGACAAGGATATTCGCTACTATTTAGGCAAATTTTCTAAAAAAGATGCAATCGGTGTTATTCACAGTTTGACTCAAAGTTCTCATCATGAATTAAGTCATAAGTTAATTAACCAATTAGTGCATGACTTAGCAGGAGAAAGTCAAGAAGTACATCCGATTGAATTACAAATAGTCTGTGCCCAACTGCAAACAGAAAATATTACTACAATTGAAGAATATAAGCGTTGCGGCGGTTCAAAAAAACTGGTTAAGCGCTGGCTAGAAGAAGTTATCAAAGATTGTGGTCGGGAAAACGAACAGATAAGTTGGAAACTACTGTTTGAATTAACTGATGAAAAAGGTACGCGACCGCTAAAAGCGAAAGATGATTTAGTAGTGGCGTTGGCAAAAGAGGGAGATGGGGAGATAGGGAGATGGGGAGTTGGGAAGAGAAATTCACATCATCATCCCATCAAAAATTTGGAAATGATTTTAGATATATTGGTGGGCAGTGGATTAGTACTGCGAGTACGTGAAGAGTCTGGCGATCGCTATCAGTTAGTTCACGATTATTTAGTAGAACCAATTCGTCAAAAAAATAACTATGGTATAGTTGCCGAACTTGAAAAAGTTCGATTTGAAAAAACTAGAGCGGAAGTAGCTCAAAGGCTCAGCAAAGAGCAACTCAATTTAGTTTTACAAAAACGACTGCGAGAAGCACGCATAGCAGGTGTAGTACTGGCAATGATGTCGGCAACCATAGCAGGATTATGGTGGCAAGCCGACTTACAAAAAAGAGCAGCAGTTCGCGAAACCCTCAGGGCTGAACGTAGCGAAACTAACTTAAAAATTAGCGCCATCACTGCTGCTTCAGAAGCTTTGTTTACCTCTAATAAAGAATTTGATGCCCTGTTAGAAAGCTTGCGGGCTTGGCGGAGTCTTAAACAAGCAAAAGGAGTCCAATCGGACACTCGGATGCGGGTAGTGACAGCCTTACAACAAGCAGTTTACGGCGTCACAGAAGTTAATCGTTTAGAAGGGCATAAGGATATTGTTTGGGGCGTAGCGTTCAGTCCTGATGGTCAATTGTTGGCATCAGGTAGCCGCGATCGCACCGTGAAATTGTGGCGTTCTAACGGCGCTTTACTTCAAACCCTCAACGCCCATAGTGATGCGATCGCTGGTCTGAGTTTTAGCCCTGATGGCAAAACCCTAGCTTCTGCCAGTCTCGACAACACAGTGAAGATTTGGCATCGTAATCCAATTACAGGAAAGTTTTACTCAAAGCCTTACAAAACCCTCCAAGGGCACGCTGATTGGATTTTTAGCGTGGATTTTAGCCCAGACGGGAAGTTTTTGGCTACTGGTAGTAAAGATGCAACTGTCAGACTCTGGCGTCGGGACGGGAAATTAGTCAAAACACTACGCGGACATCAAGGTTGGGTGAACTGGGTAAACTTTAGTCCTGACGGCAAGTTCATTGCCTCAGCTAGTGATGACAAGACAGTCAAAATCTGGCGACGAGACGGGAAATTAGTTAAAACTTTGTCAGGACACCAAGAAGGAGTAACTGCTGTAGCTTTCAGTCCTGACGGTCAAATACTGGCAACAGGAGGTCGAGACAAAACAGTTAAGCTTTGGCGGCGTCTGGGTAAAAGTGGTAAAGATGCCTATAAATTTCGTCTTTACAAAAGTTTGCAGCAGCATAGCAGTACGGTTTGGAGTTTGAGCTTCAGTCCTAATGGTCAACAGATAGCTTCCGCAGGTGATGACGATACCATACACCTGTGGAGTGTCAACGGTACTTTACTCAAAACCTTTAAAGGCCATAGCGGCGCAGTTGTGAGTGTGTCTTTCAGCCCCAACCGCAAACTGCTGGCATCAGCAAGTTATGACAAAACTGTGAGACTGTGGGGTTTAGATGCTCCAACATTGCCCGTCCTCCAAGGTCATAAGGATCGAGTTTTGAGTGTTGCTTGGAGTCGCGATAGTAAGATGTTAGCCTCCGGCAGTAACGACCATACTGTGAAACTCTGGCAACGAGAACGCAGTAGCGGTAGAACTCGTCTTTACAAGACTTTGGCAGCACATGCAGACAAAGTTCCCAGCGTTAGTTTTAATCCCAACGGTCAGATGCTGGCATCGGGGAGTTATGACAAAACCGTAAAACTTTGGGGGCTTGACGGTCATCTCCTCAAGACGCTTCCAGGACATAGTGATAGCGTCATGAGTGTCAGTTTCAGTCCAGACGGCGAGTTGTTGGCATCAGGTAGTAAAGATCGGACAGTGAAACTTTGGAACCGTGAGGGTAGCTTGCTGAAGACTTTAGTAGGGCATAGCGGTTGGGTAAATAGCGTAAATTTTAGTCCTGATGGGCAAGTTATTGCTTCTGCTAGCGATGACCAAACAGTGAAACTTTGGCAGCGAAATGGTAATTTGTTAAAAACTTTCTCACCCCATGAAAGCTGGGTTTTGGGTGTAAGTTTTAGCCCCACTGACCATTTGCTCGCTTCCGCTAGCTGGGACAACACTATCAGGCTGTGGCGTTCTGATGGCACGTTGTTGAAAACTTTGTTAAAGGGTTACAGCGATAGTGTCAACTCTGTAACTTTCAGTCCCAACGGTGAAATTCTTGCCGCCGCCAGCTGGGACAGCACTGTTAAACTCTGGAGTCGCGATGGCAAATTGATTAAAACTCTGAATGGACATCACGCTCCTGTATTGAGTGTTAGCTTTAGCCCCAATGGTCAAACATTAGCATCTGCTGGTGATGACAACTCGATTATTTTATGGAATTTAGACATGAATGACTTGCTGGTGCGCGGTTGCAACTGGGTAAGTAACTATCTTCGGTACAACCGCAATGTTGATCAGCGCGATCGCAGCATTTGTAATGGTGTTACTACCCAGCGCTAA
- a CDS encoding photosystem II manganese-stabilizing polypeptide, whose amino-acid sequence MRFRAVIVALLALCLGLLTACGEGPVAGSDILTYDQIKGTGLANKCPQLAETSRGSIPLDASQSYVIKELCLEPTQFFVKEEPANKRQKAEYVAGKLLTRKTYSLDQIQGDLKINSDGSLTFVEKDGFDFQASTVQLPGGERVPFLFTIKGLVAQSQPGMTSINTSTDFEGAFRVPSYRGATFLDPKGRGVATGYDNAVALPAQSDDEELTRANVKRTDILNGKISLSVAKVDSATGEIAGTFESEQPSDTDLGAGEPKDVKIRGIFYARVEPARA is encoded by the coding sequence ATGAGGTTTCGCGCTGTAATTGTTGCACTCTTAGCTTTGTGCTTGGGGTTATTAACTGCTTGTGGTGAGGGTCCAGTTGCTGGCTCAGATATACTCACCTACGACCAAATTAAAGGCACTGGCTTGGCTAACAAATGCCCCCAACTGGCAGAAACAAGTCGCGGTTCTATTCCCCTTGATGCTAGCCAATCCTACGTCATAAAAGAACTTTGCTTAGAACCAACCCAATTCTTTGTGAAAGAAGAACCTGCTAATAAACGGCAAAAGGCAGAATATGTTGCTGGCAAATTATTGACTCGTAAAACCTACTCGCTCGATCAGATTCAAGGCGATCTGAAGATCAATTCAGATGGTAGCTTGACTTTTGTGGAAAAAGATGGTTTTGACTTCCAAGCTTCTACCGTGCAATTGCCTGGTGGTGAAAGAGTACCTTTCTTGTTCACTATCAAAGGTTTAGTTGCTCAGTCACAACCTGGCATGACTAGCATTAATACCTCAACCGATTTTGAAGGTGCTTTTAGGGTTCCTTCCTATCGTGGTGCGACTTTCCTCGATCCTAAAGGTCGTGGTGTCGCCACTGGTTATGACAATGCTGTGGCTCTCCCGGCTCAATCCGATGATGAAGAACTCACCCGCGCTAACGTCAAGCGTACTGATATTCTCAATGGCAAGATTTCTCTGTCTGTAGCCAAAGTAGATAGTGCTACTGGTGAAATTGCGGGTACTTTTGAGAGCGAACAGCCCTCTGACACTGATTTAGGTGCTGGCGAGCCTAAAGATGTCAAAATTCGTGGTATCTTCTACGCTCGGGTTGAACCAGCTCGTGCTTAA
- a CDS encoding RNA polymerase sigma factor SigF, giving the protein MPTTVTNELKHEILQLLREYQQSHSANVRNQLVKLNFGLVRKEAHYWINQCHESYEDLLQVGCLGLIRAIERFEISKGHAFSSFAIPYIRGEIQHYLRDKGVTVRIPRRYLALQQQAIGVSRSLREKYNRQPTDSELAAALEISPDEWQEIKLAWINRAPLSLDVPVQDGEEGSTSLGELVPDHRYRSFQLAQEDQIRLQQALFQLEKRTREVLEFVFLQDLTQKQVAELLGISVVTVSRRVKKGLDLLKQSMGVLEE; this is encoded by the coding sequence ATGCCAACCACAGTCACCAATGAATTGAAGCATGAAATTTTGCAGTTGTTGCGAGAATATCAGCAATCTCACTCGGCAAATGTTCGCAATCAACTAGTGAAACTCAATTTTGGACTGGTGAGAAAAGAAGCTCATTACTGGATAAATCAATGCCATGAAAGCTATGAGGATTTACTCCAAGTAGGCTGTTTAGGTTTAATCCGGGCAATTGAAAGATTTGAAATTTCTAAGGGTCATGCCTTCAGTTCCTTTGCCATTCCCTACATCAGAGGTGAAATTCAACACTACCTCAGAGATAAAGGTGTTACTGTACGAATTCCTCGCCGCTACTTAGCGCTGCAACAGCAGGCAATAGGAGTTTCCCGTTCTTTACGGGAAAAATACAACCGCCAACCAACAGACTCGGAATTAGCGGCAGCACTGGAAATTTCCCCAGATGAATGGCAGGAAATTAAATTAGCATGGATCAATCGTGCTCCTTTGAGTTTAGATGTACCAGTGCAAGATGGAGAAGAAGGTTCTACTAGCTTAGGAGAGTTAGTTCCCGATCACCGCTATCGCAGTTTTCAACTGGCACAAGAAGATCAAATTCGTTTGCAACAAGCACTCTTTCAACTGGAAAAACGCACTCGTGAAGTATTAGAGTTTGTGTTTTTGCAGGATTTAACACAGAAACAAGTAGCAGAACTACTAGGTATTAGTGTTGTCACTGTTTCCCGTAGAGTAAAGAAAGGGTTGGACTTATTAAAGCAAT